The Bacillus sp. NEB1478 genome contains the following window.
TCATGTAACCGCCATTGAATACTAACAGGTTTACTTCCATAATGACTAACATGCTCAACTGTTCCTAAGAAAATAAAGGGTGATGTATATCCATTTTCTTTTTTATATTCACGAACAAATAAAGCTATTTGATGGTTATTCTGGCGATGATTAATATATCGTTTCGCTGTACTACTTCCCTCTGCTACTGTGCTTTGAGATTGCCAATGAAACAATCTCTCATTTACTGCATAATCATCATAAAGTGTTGATGGAGAGAAATCTTTTTCTGATTTATTTAAAGTTGTAAAAAATATATCGAGATTTTTATCGTTGAAATGTTTAACACCTTCTCGAAATGCAGGGCTTTTCTCTTCGTTAAAATAACCCAGTGCAGCTAATACTTGTGCAGTTGAATATTTGCCATGAACTCGTAATGGAGTAGTAAATTTCAAATTTGTCTCATGTTCGATAGTATCTAGTGAGTTATAAAGGTAGTTAAGTATAGCTGAAATTTCAGAATTAAACTCGAATGAAGATAGAATCTTTTGTATTCCTTCTTCAATAGAAGTTAGTCCTTCTTTTTCTGGACAAGATTTATAAAAGGAATAATAAAACATTGCAAGCATCAGATGCTCTTCGTCATTGGTAACCGATCCTTCATTAATGTATTTGATTAAAAATTTTAAAAGATAACTCGAATTCAAATGAAAAAGTGCAGATAGCCGTTTTGTTACTAGAGTCTCATTACTAAACTGAAAGTCTGGTTTAACTCCAGCTTCTACCATCATTCTACTAAAGCTTCGTTCCCCATTTTTACCATAAAAGTCATACAAGTTTAAATGATGATAAGTAAGGAAATTGCTGAGTGTTAATAGTAATCCTGTATCTTGTTCAAAATGTTTCATTTTAGAAATCAAGTTAGCTTTTGTGTTTGATGATGATTTAATATTCCTCAAAATATAATCTTTTGCTTGTTTCTCTAACTGAACGAAACACCCTTTAGGTAGGTTGAAAAATCCATTCTCAACATAAAATTGTACAGAATGCTTCGTTCTCCCGATCAACGCTCTAAACTTTTCTTCAAAATTGTAGTTCTGGTGAGCTTGTCCTACAAAATCAAGAACCGTCAGGCAATCTTTTCCCTCACTTAACCGCAAACCACGACCCAATTGTTGAAGGAAGATTGTTAAACTTTCAGTTGGCCTTAAAAAAAGGACTGTATTTACTTGAGGGATATCAATTCCTTCATTGTATAAATCAACAACAAAAATAAATTTTATTTCTCCACTCACAAGCCTTGCTTGAGCTTCTCGACGAATAGATTGTTGAACATCTCCGTATAAAGCGATAGAAGGGATTCCAACTTGATTAAAAAATTCAGCCATATATTTTGCATGTTCTACTGAAACACAGAATCCAAGACCTTTAACATCATCAAGGTCAGTTACATATTTTTTGACACTTTTTACGATCAAGTTACTTCTCATCGAATTAGAAGTGTACACTTTCTCCAATTCTTTAATTTCGTACCCTTTTCGACTCCACTTTAGTTTGGATAAATCTACCGTGTCACTTACACAAAAATACTGAAAAGGACTTAACAGTTTTTTATCTACGGCTTCTGTTAGACGCATTTCCGCAGCAATTGTATCATCGAAGTATGACAATATACTTTTACCGTCCATACGTTCTGGTGTTGCTGTTAATCCTAATAAAATTTTCGGTTGATAATGGTTTAATAACCTTTGATAGGATTCTGCGGCAGCATGATGAAATTCATCAACAATAATAAAATCATAATAATCACTCGTCGTTCTCTCATAGAGCTTCTTACTATTAAAGCTCTGTATGCTTACAAATAAATGATCAATTGATGTTGGTATACTACTACCTACTAGCATTTCACCAAAATTCGCATCCTTTAAAATGGCTCGAAACGTGTTTAAACTTTGTTTTAGGATCTCTTCACGATGAGCAACAAAAAGAAGTCGTGAAGTTCCTTTGTTTTGTGATTTGAACCGTTTGTAATCAAATGCTGATATTACTGTTTTACCTACACCAGTTGCAGCTACCACTAGATTCTTCATCCGTTTGTGAATGGATCTTTCGGCTTCCAGATTATCAAGAATTTCTTTTTGATAATAAAATGGCTGAATATCAAATATGAAATGAAGATCATTTTTTTCTTTAAGTTTTTCCTTAGAGAGCGCTAGTCTGAGTAATTCATGGTCATGTTCATTTTCCATGTGGAATTGTTTAAACTCATTATCATTCCAGTAGCTTTCAAATGTCGCTTCAAACTTCTTTAAAATATCGAATGAATCTTTCTCTGTCACTTTAATATTCCATTCCAGTCCTGAGGTTAAAGCTGGATTGGACAAATTGGAAGATCCAATATAAGCCGTACTGAATCCTGTTTCACGTTTAAACAAATACGCTTTCGCATGAAGACGTGTGCGATCTACATCGTACGAAATTTTAATTTCGGTATTTGGTAGTTTACTCAGTTCAATAATAGCTTTATAATCAGTGGCTTCCATGTAAGAAGTTGTTATTACGCGAAGCTTTTTCCCGGCTTCAGTAAAAACCTTTAATTCTTCTAAAATACAACGTAATCCACTCCATTTTATAAATGAGACGAGCATATCAATAGAGTCTGCAGATAGAATCTCCTTTTTTAATTCCCCCATCATATTCGGTTCATAATTAGATCCGGTAAAAAGAGAACTTTGAGAAATAGGCGTGACAGGACGAATCGTCTCACCTTTTCGTATACTACGAACCGAATTTATCCGTGAATAAATGGAAGTTAATACTTCGCCTTCTTCTTCAATCTTCAATGCCCGAAATTCATCCTGGTCTAGTCTTTCACTTAATATTGTAATGATGTCATTGCATGTTTGAATTTGATTAAGTAGAGCGACTCTATCGTCCTTTTCATTATCTCTAACAAACTTCAAAGCCTTTCTGGTAATAGTTGAAATGTAAGAAGATAATAGTTTTCTGGCTTCCTCCACATCTATTTTCTCCTTCTCAACATCAAATTTCCCTAACTCTAAATGAGAAAGATCGTCCTTAAGCTTTTGTGTAATAATTTCTTCATAAATTCCTTGTTTAAGCATATTTCACCTCTGAAGTATGTCTTGGTTTACTAGTTTCTACCTTTTTATGCTCCACGACTAACAAATCTACATTTTGGATAATTACTGCAGCCCTTGAAAAAACCGTATTTTCCTTTTCGGTTAACGAGGGTGCTTCCGCAAGATGGGCAAGTATCTTGATTTATTTTTTGTTTTTTTACACGAAGATCTGTTTTAATCTGCTTAACATGTTCTTTTCGTATAGTTCTATCTTTCATGTTACCTTTTGATATCAACTCAGCTATTACCTTCATGTTATGTTGACTCATAACCTGTTGAAAGTGGCTATGAATAGTCGTAGTAATATATTTCATGTAAACGACTTTGGTTTCAGTGGGCTCTAACTTTAATTTGCAACTGTTACTAAAAGCAATGATTGATCTAATAGGTATGGTATCGTCATAAATTAAATCTTTTATCGAGGTGACATGTCCTTTGTTTTGTTTAATTGGATTATAAAACTTTTGTTTTCTTTTATAAATTACTTGTGTCCAATACTGGCTCTTTTCACTTCCAAAAATCCAACCTTGATAGTTTTTAGTCTCAATTACAAAAACACCAAAAATAGATACAACAATATGATCAACCTGTGTAGTTGTACCATCCTTTTTTGTTAGTAGTACATCCTTTAAGATTATGTAATTATTTGGATCTAACTTCTTTAACTGATTGTTTACAACCATTTCACCAATATACCCTTTGATATATGGTGACTTAAGAGCAATCGCCATAATAAAGACTAATAATAAGAAATAACCCATACAATGATCCCCCCAACCAACTCTCTTTTAGTTAAATTTTACCATTCATTCCACTTTCAAAATAGATCTCTCAACGAAAAAACCCTTATCACAATCGACAAGGGTTTTAAACAACTGTTTAATTAAAACATCCCCAGCGCTTTTTTCGTTGCTGGTCCTACGATTCCATCTACTTTTAGTTTCTTTGCTTTTTGGAATTTACGTACGGCAGCATCTGTGTTGGCGCCAAATATGCCATCGATCCCTTTTGTGCTGTATCCTAAGTTTGTGAGCCTGCTTTGAAGTTCTCTGACTTCAGCCCCTCTGCTTCCTTTTTTCAAATTATAAATGGAGAAAACAGGTACAGTTGATCCATTCGTCACTTTATAACCGTTTGCTGATGCGATGGCTGTAAATGTTTTTCCGGAAGTCGTGATAATAACTGGCGTGTTCACTGGAATTCTGGCGTATAGCCATTGCACGTCATTATTGTACATACGAATACAGCCTGCACTCACATATCCTCCTATTGAACTTGCATTGTTGTTTCCGTGAATGGCATACGTTGTTCCCCACGTTCCTCTTGCATTTAGTC
Protein-coding sequences here:
- a CDS encoding DUF3427 domain-containing protein, coding for MLKQGIYEEIITQKLKDDLSHLELGKFDVEKEKIDVEEARKLLSSYISTITRKALKFVRDNEKDDRVALLNQIQTCNDIITILSERLDQDEFRALKIEEEGEVLTSIYSRINSVRSIRKGETIRPVTPISQSSLFTGSNYEPNMMGELKKEILSADSIDMLVSFIKWSGLRCILEELKVFTEAGKKLRVITTSYMEATDYKAIIELSKLPNTEIKISYDVDRTRLHAKAYLFKRETGFSTAYIGSSNLSNPALTSGLEWNIKVTEKDSFDILKKFEATFESYWNDNEFKQFHMENEHDHELLRLALSKEKLKEKNDLHFIFDIQPFYYQKEILDNLEAERSIHKRMKNLVVAATGVGKTVISAFDYKRFKSQNKGTSRLLFVAHREEILKQSLNTFRAILKDANFGEMLVGSSIPTSIDHLFVSIQSFNSKKLYERTTSDYYDFIIVDEFHHAAAESYQRLLNHYQPKILLGLTATPERMDGKSILSYFDDTIAAEMRLTEAVDKKLLSPFQYFCVSDTVDLSKLKWSRKGYEIKELEKVYTSNSMRSNLIVKSVKKYVTDLDDVKGLGFCVSVEHAKYMAEFFNQVGIPSIALYGDVQQSIRREAQARLVSGEIKFIFVVDLYNEGIDIPQVNTVLFLRPTESLTIFLQQLGRGLRLSEGKDCLTVLDFVGQAHQNYNFEEKFRALIGRTKHSVQFYVENGFFNLPKGCFVQLEKQAKDYILRNIKSSSNTKANLISKMKHFEQDTGLLLTLSNFLTYHHLNLYDFYGKNGERSFSRMMVEAGVKPDFQFSNETLVTKRLSALFHLNSSYLLKFLIKYINEGSVTNDEEHLMLAMFYYSFYKSCPEKEGLTSIEEGIQKILSSFEFNSEISAILNYLYNSLDTIEHETNLKFTTPLRVHGKYSTAQVLAALGYFNEEKSPAFREGVKHFNDKNLDIFFTTLNKSEKDFSPSTLYDDYAVNERLFHWQSQSTVAEGSSTAKRYINHRQNNHQIALFVREYKKENGYTSPFIFLGTVEHVSHYGSKPVSIQWRLHEEMPSYLVPKANKNIL
- a CDS encoding NERD domain-containing protein → MGYFLLLVFIMAIALKSPYIKGYIGEMVVNNQLKKLDPNNYIILKDVLLTKKDGTTTQVDHIVVSIFGVFVIETKNYQGWIFGSEKSQYWTQVIYKRKQKFYNPIKQNKGHVTSIKDLIYDDTIPIRSIIAFSNSCKLKLEPTETKVVYMKYITTTIHSHFQQVMSQHNMKVIAELISKGNMKDRTIRKEHVKQIKTDLRVKKQKINQDTCPSCGSTLVNRKGKYGFFKGCSNYPKCRFVSRGA
- a CDS encoding L,D-transpeptidase family protein, whose amino-acid sequence is MKTKKIVSALLMFCLMFFFVQPATAEASSLIIINKSNNQLAYFENNKVVKTFKVGTGRQPSYTPEGKFKIVNKIVNRPYYTGKIPGGDPRNPLGNRWLGLNARGTWGTTYAIHGNNNASSIGGYVSAGCIRMYNNDVQWLYARIPVNTPVIITTSGKTFTAIASANGYKVTNGSTVPVFSIYNLKKGSRGAEVRELQSRLTNLGYSTKGIDGIFGANTDAAVRKFQKAKKLKVDGIVGPATKKALGMF